In the genome of Mauremys mutica isolate MM-2020 ecotype Southern chromosome 8, ASM2049712v1, whole genome shotgun sequence, one region contains:
- the RGS21 gene encoding regulator of G-protein signaling 21, translating into MPVKCCFHRSTPRETMAWSESVDTLLANKDGLAAFRTFLKSEFSEENIDFWMACEDFKKTKSSAKIASKAQKIYSEFIQADAPREINIDFTTRDHISQNISEPTLKCFDDAQRLIYSLMAKDSFPRFLRSEVYKELVNKQQNGNQKRWLPFL; encoded by the exons ATGCCAGTGAA ATGTTGTTTCCACAGGTCAACCCCTAGGGAAACAATGGCATGGTCTGAGTCGGTGGATACACTACTAGCAAATAAAG ATGGCCTGGCTGCCTTTAGAACATTCCTGAAGTCCGAGTTCAGTGAGGAGAACATTGATTTCTGGATGGCCTGTGAAGACTTCAAGAAAACTAAGTCTTCTGCTAAAATTGCCTCAAAAGCCCAAAAGATTTATTCAGAATTTATCCAGGCTGATGCTCCAAGGGAG ATTAATATTGACTTCACTACCAGAGACCACATCTCTCAGAATATCTCGGAACCAACCCTGAAATGTTTTGATGATGCTCAGAGACTGATCTATAGTCTCATGGCCAAGGACTCTTTCCCTAGGTTTCTAAGGTCAGAAGTTTATAAGGAACTGGTAAATAAGCAACAGAATGGAAACCAGAAAAGATGGCTCCCATTTTTGTGA